One window of Leptospira barantonii genomic DNA carries:
- a CDS encoding c-di-GMP phosphodiesterase produces MDAQKDLQKFDFTEEIIQHFKINSVIPVDFYNRNGQILIHKKENANGDDITKLLKFESQGIYFLKSEFEKISGGKQSAGPNSVNGRDVSFSKLVNADLTVGLAKDASSFLAELKKFPLNGSQVRNLNKSIDGILEDFKSTPDMENGLVNIIEVMSSAGVPMDSEILTKRTVISMAMKVRAGKAFTKVDMEQKKLDQMNLMMSSYLADVGYTQMKIPSQKDLKTEEFEYIKNHPIISYLMVANLPDLDDTIKTLVLNHHRPHKGEGMNNNYPQPKVLVQKLNVYKEKYKDDPKRTVLVADIQKQIRNILTNNLPMEDIGAISIAGEFASLTTRQEWRDPFEPLVAMKLILNNSFFAYNEKTLRDFYDHIGLSLCNNQPFIREGDFVIVVTQDSNQKVFFEVCIIREMYRTQIRPMLERIGTIRPNFSNMGKLRISGFDITSLKLDRRKAVYNLEKNQDPRRIVYVLDPNMDARLYEELTKQTGEIPKESA; encoded by the coding sequence ATGGATGCCCAAAAAGACTTACAGAAGTTCGACTTTACAGAAGAAATCATTCAACACTTCAAAATCAACAGCGTTATTCCGGTCGATTTCTATAATAGAAACGGGCAGATCCTGATTCATAAAAAGGAAAACGCGAACGGCGACGACATCACCAAATTATTAAAGTTCGAAAGTCAGGGGATTTACTTTTTAAAATCGGAATTCGAAAAGATTTCCGGAGGGAAACAAAGCGCCGGACCGAACAGCGTAAACGGCCGGGACGTAAGTTTTTCAAAGCTGGTCAACGCGGACTTAACCGTAGGGCTTGCCAAGGACGCTTCGAGCTTTCTCGCCGAACTCAAAAAGTTTCCTCTCAACGGAAGCCAAGTAAGAAATCTCAACAAATCCATCGATGGAATATTAGAAGATTTTAAATCCACTCCCGATATGGAAAACGGTTTGGTGAATATCATCGAAGTGATGAGTAGCGCCGGTGTTCCCATGGATTCGGAGATATTGACGAAACGTACCGTGATCTCGATGGCGATGAAGGTAAGGGCCGGGAAGGCGTTTACCAAGGTCGATATGGAACAGAAGAAATTGGATCAGATGAACCTGATGATGTCTTCTTATCTTGCGGACGTGGGTTATACTCAGATGAAAATTCCTTCTCAAAAGGATTTGAAAACGGAAGAGTTCGAGTATATCAAAAACCATCCGATCATCAGTTATCTTATGGTGGCCAATCTTCCGGACTTGGACGATACGATTAAGACCTTGGTTTTAAATCATCACCGCCCACACAAGGGCGAGGGGATGAATAACAATTATCCTCAGCCCAAGGTTCTCGTTCAGAAGCTCAACGTGTATAAGGAAAAATACAAGGACGATCCTAAGAGAACCGTTTTGGTCGCGGACATTCAAAAACAAATCCGTAATATTCTTACCAACAATCTTCCTATGGAAGACATCGGCGCCATTTCCATCGCGGGAGAATTCGCATCATTGACCACGAGACAGGAATGGAGAGATCCTTTCGAACCGTTAGTGGCGATGAAGTTGATTTTGAATAACAGCTTTTTTGCATATAATGAAAAAACTTTAAGGGATTTTTACGATCATATCGGATTGTCGCTTTGCAACAACCAACCTTTCATCCGAGAAGGGGACTTCGTAATCGTTGTGACTCAGGATTCCAATCAGAAAGTCTTTTTCGAAGTTTGTATCATCCGCGAAATGTATCGAACTCAAATTCGTCCTATGTTGGAAAGAATCGGAACCATACGACCCAATTTCAGCAACATGGGTAAATTGAGAATTTCCGGATTCGATATTACCTCTTTGAAACTGGATCGTAGAAAGGCCGTTTACAATCTGGAAAAAAATCAGGACCCGAGAAGGATCGTCTACGTTCTCGACCCGAATATGGACGCGCGTCTTTACGAAGAGCTGACCAAACAAACCGGAGAAATTCCGAAAGAAAGCGCCTGA